One window of the Haloarcula halobia genome contains the following:
- a CDS encoding HAD family hydrolase, with product MPTTRWRSSQTASASGRWASFAHHDLTDHFDVVVASYEAGAHKPDPAPFDRLRDRLPADEYVMVGDDYEADVEGARAAGFVPVHYEHEARSASDGASGDQPRDAGPDLWATLRALV from the coding sequence GTGCCGACGACCCGCTGGCGGTCGTCACAAACGGCGTCCGCGAGTGGCAGGTGGGCAAGCTTCGCCCATCACGACCTGACCGACCACTTCGACGTCGTCGTCGCCTCCTACGAGGCCGGCGCGCACAAACCCGACCCGGCCCCGTTCGACCGCCTGCGCGACAGACTGCCGGCCGACGAGTACGTGATGGTCGGCGACGACTACGAGGCCGACGTCGAGGGCGCGCGAGCGGCCGGGTTCGTGCCCGTTCACTACGAGCACGAGGCGCGAAGCGCCTCGGACGGGGCAAGCGGCGACCAGCCGCGAGACGCGGGGCCCGACCTCTGGGCGACCCTCCGGGCGCTCGTGTAG